The Callithrix jacchus isolate 240 chromosome X, calJac240_pri, whole genome shotgun sequence genome contains a region encoding:
- the LOC144581251 gene encoding uncharacterized protein LOC144581251 — MSDKGVLTGARRTDRRRGMSVRAEWGRGVPSDWPPALEGWWVVVGRRESSVVTRGPHVTRSCRKTQPSVQSSLASGYQLPAALRSVGWHPARGKQSRTVVRCGTICGE; from the exons ATGAGTGACAAGGGCGTGCTCACTGGGGCACGGCGCACAGACCGGAGAAGGGGGATGTCTGTGCGTGCGGAGTGGGGGAGGGGGGTTCCTAGCGACTGGCCGCCGGCCCTTGaggggtggtgggtggtggtggggaggagggagagctcGGTGGTGACGCGCGGCCCTCACGTGACCCGGAGCTGCAGAAAGACGCAGCCTTCGGTGCAGTCGTCACTCGCTTCTGGCTACCAGCTCCCCGCTGCCCTGCGCTCGGTGGGCTGGCATCCGGCCCGGGGAAAGCAGAGCAG GACAGTAGTTCGGTGTGGCACTATTTGCGGCGagtag